From the genome of Psychroserpens ponticola, one region includes:
- a CDS encoding MBOAT family O-acyltransferase codes for MLFSSPIFLFLFLPIVLLVYFLAPKKIKNSILLLSSLVFYTWGEQELVILIILSALVDYSCGLIISIGKRKLGLILSILFNLGILFYFKYSNFIYTNLATLLESYDFTSANAQYFANIVLPIGISFYTFQTMSYTIDVYKGKVKANKNFIDFATYVTLFPQLIAGPIVRYSHIELELKNRDVSLTNFSIGVERFIIGLAKKVIIANNCAILVDGIFNLPVTEMSSLIGWIGIFAFGIQIYYDFSGYSDMAIGLGKMLGFNFPENFNYPYTAKSIQEFWTRWHITLSTWFRDYVYIPLGLRSSSKKYRMLILMLVFFLTGFWHGANWNFIVWGLLHGIFIIFEKLGLTKTLKKVHVLLTNFYTIFVVFVTFPFFRCDDLGEALRYIQNLFTFSNPTNYDYLNFYLSKEIAFILCIGTLFSIPLYLNISRFIKSKNLSVSKLNTLGYLKSIGLFLLLLLNYMYISKGNYNPFIYFNF; via the coding sequence ATGCTATTTAGTAGTCCTATATTTTTATTCTTATTCCTTCCTATTGTTCTTTTAGTATACTTTTTAGCACCTAAAAAGATAAAAAATTCTATTCTTTTATTATCTAGTTTGGTATTCTATACTTGGGGAGAACAAGAACTTGTAATATTAATAATCTTATCTGCTTTAGTAGATTATTCTTGCGGACTAATTATTAGTATTGGCAAACGGAAACTGGGTTTAATTCTATCTATCCTATTCAATTTAGGGATTCTATTTTATTTTAAGTATTCAAATTTTATATATACAAACTTAGCTACTTTATTAGAATCTTACGACTTCACTTCAGCTAACGCACAGTATTTTGCTAATATAGTTTTACCAATTGGAATTAGTTTTTACACATTTCAAACCATGTCTTACACAATAGATGTTTACAAAGGAAAAGTAAAAGCAAATAAGAACTTTATAGATTTTGCTACGTATGTAACTCTTTTCCCTCAGTTAATTGCTGGACCAATTGTAAGATACTCACATATTGAATTAGAATTGAAAAATAGAGACGTTTCACTAACAAATTTTTCAATTGGTGTTGAAAGATTCATTATTGGTCTTGCTAAAAAAGTAATTATTGCTAACAACTGCGCCATACTTGTTGATGGTATTTTCAATCTTCCTGTGACAGAAATGTCATCTTTAATAGGTTGGATTGGCATTTTTGCATTTGGAATTCAAATTTATTATGACTTTTCTGGGTATTCAGATATGGCAATTGGTTTAGGAAAAATGTTAGGTTTTAATTTTCCTGAGAATTTTAATTATCCTTATACTGCAAAATCTATTCAAGAATTTTGGACGCGTTGGCACATCACTTTATCAACTTGGTTTAGAGACTATGTTTATATTCCTTTGGGATTAAGGTCTAGCTCTAAAAAATATAGGATGCTAATATTAATGCTAGTTTTCTTTTTAACTGGATTTTGGCATGGAGCAAATTGGAACTTTATTGTTTGGGGATTATTGCATGGTATATTCATTATCTTCGAAAAACTAGGTCTAACAAAAACACTTAAAAAAGTTCATGTTTTATTAACAAACTTCTATACTATTTTTGTTGTATTTGTTACGTTTCCTTTTTTTAGATGTGATGATTTGGGTGAGGCTTTACGCTATATTCAAAATTTATTTACATTTTCAAACCCAACGAACTATGACTATCTTAATTTCTATTTATCAAAAGAGATAGCTTTTATTTTATGTATAGGAACATTGTTTTCTATACCACTTTACCTAAATATTAGCAGATTTATAAAATCAAAGAATTTAAGTGTCAGTAAATTGAACACTTTAGGCTATCTCAAAAGTATAGGTTTGTTTCTTTTACTGTTGTTAAATTACATGTACATCTCGAAAGGCAATTATAATCCATTTATATATTTTAATTTCTAA
- a CDS encoding alginate O-acetyltransferase AlgX-related protein has product MNSNQNIGSKRFIVLGFILLLIIPNVLMLTDLEDQSEFSMLTKYPEIDIENPRGNVTKLKKYYLTHFGLKPTLVNTYLDFKTNTLNENPIQNRVVKGIDDWYFLGNEHNRVLDNTFGIHKYSDIDLFVMKQNLLEFNDYIKSLNIELYFVIVPNKNTVYQEKLPYKVNQRDTPITQFLSTIDDSDDLNILDLRPVLLNSKNESTLLYHKTDTHWNDIGAHLGYEYVITSISKNINNLNVVPLSEFKSIDTVRQGDITRMINIYDKESITSYTKPNNSVVINEKNTYQYKKFKNSNKNSKLLMFRDSFAINWFDYFNESFGETLYLRYTNISKSQITEEQPDIVILEVAERNFDILLKEMKLSQ; this is encoded by the coding sequence ATGAATAGCAATCAAAATATAGGATCAAAAAGGTTTATTGTATTAGGATTTATACTATTATTAATAATCCCTAATGTACTTATGTTAACAGATTTAGAAGATCAATCTGAATTCTCTATGCTTACAAAATACCCAGAAATAGATATAGAAAATCCCAGAGGGAATGTTACTAAACTCAAAAAATATTATTTAACTCATTTTGGACTTAAACCTACTTTGGTTAACACTTATTTAGACTTTAAAACTAATACGCTAAATGAAAACCCGATACAAAATAGGGTTGTTAAAGGCATCGATGATTGGTATTTTTTAGGGAACGAACACAATCGAGTATTAGACAATACATTTGGTATCCATAAATATTCTGATATTGATTTGTTTGTTATGAAACAAAATCTATTAGAATTTAACGACTATATAAAGAGTTTAAATATTGAATTGTATTTTGTAATTGTTCCTAATAAGAACACTGTATATCAAGAGAAACTTCCCTACAAAGTAAATCAGCGAGATACACCTATCACTCAGTTTTTATCAACTATTGATGATTCTGATGATTTAAATATTTTAGATTTGAGACCTGTGTTATTAAATTCTAAAAATGAATCAACATTATTATATCATAAAACGGATACACATTGGAATGATATTGGTGCTCATTTAGGTTATGAGTATGTTATAACGTCAATATCAAAAAACATTAACAATTTAAATGTTGTACCTCTTTCAGAATTTAAATCAATAGATACTGTGCGTCAAGGTGATATTACTAGAATGATTAATATCTATGATAAAGAATCTATTACATCATACACTAAACCAAATAACTCGGTTGTAATTAACGAAAAAAACACGTATCAGTATAAAAAATTCAAAAACAGCAACAAAAATTCGAAGCTACTTATGTTTAGGGATTCCTTTGCAATAAATTGGTTTGATTATTTTAATGAATCCTTTGGTGAGACTTTATACCTTAGATACACTAACATTAGTAAATCTCAAATAACTGAAGAACAACCAGACATCGTTATTTTAGAAGTCGCAGAACGAAACTTTGATATCCTTTTAAAAGAAATGAAGCTATCTCAATAA
- the gdhA gene encoding NADP-specific glutamate dehydrogenase has protein sequence MKDKIEAFLSLVTEKNGHETEFLQAVHEVAETVIPFIEDNPKYQGKMLLERMVEPERTIIFRIPWIDDQGHTQVNRGFRVEFNSAIGPYKGGLRFHPSVNLSILKFLGFEQVFKNSLTTLPMGGGKGGSDFNPKGKSDNEVMRFCQSFMTELFRHIGANTDVPAGDIGVGGREIGYMFGQYKRLQNEFTGILTGKGMSYGGSLIRPEATGYGCVYFAQNMLKANNNSIDGKTVVISGSGNVAQFACEKVTQLGGKVFTMSDSGGYIHDTDGIDANKLAFIMQLKNVKRGRISEYVNEYPSATYHEGKRPWSVNCDIALPCATQNELNGDEAQELINNNVIVVAEGANMPTTPEAIEAFQNAKVLFSPGKASNAGGVATSGLEMSQNSLRMNWTREEVDAKLHKIMDDIHQSCVTYGTRKDGYVDYVKGANVAGFVKVADAMLAQGVV, from the coding sequence ATGAAAGATAAAATTGAAGCTTTTTTAAGTCTTGTTACAGAAAAAAACGGTCATGAAACCGAATTCTTACAAGCAGTGCACGAAGTTGCCGAGACAGTAATTCCTTTTATTGAAGATAATCCTAAATATCAGGGAAAAATGCTATTAGAGCGCATGGTAGAACCAGAGCGCACCATTATTTTTCGAATACCTTGGATAGATGATCAAGGACATACTCAAGTTAATAGAGGTTTTAGAGTTGAATTCAACTCTGCTATTGGACCATATAAAGGTGGTTTGCGATTTCATCCTTCGGTAAATTTGAGTATTCTTAAATTTTTAGGATTTGAGCAAGTGTTCAAAAATTCCTTAACAACGCTCCCAATGGGTGGAGGAAAAGGTGGTTCTGACTTTAATCCAAAAGGAAAAAGTGATAATGAAGTGATGCGTTTTTGTCAATCATTTATGACAGAATTGTTTAGACATATTGGTGCAAATACAGATGTACCAGCTGGAGATATTGGTGTAGGTGGTAGAGAGATAGGATATATGTTTGGTCAATACAAAAGGTTGCAAAATGAATTTACCGGAATTTTAACTGGTAAAGGCATGTCTTATGGAGGATCTTTAATTAGACCAGAAGCAACGGGTTATGGTTGCGTGTATTTTGCACAGAACATGCTAAAGGCAAATAATAATTCAATCGATGGTAAAACAGTTGTCATTTCTGGTTCAGGAAATGTCGCTCAATTTGCTTGTGAGAAAGTTACGCAATTAGGCGGAAAAGTATTTACAATGTCTGATTCTGGTGGTTATATTCATGATACTGATGGTATTGATGCTAATAAATTAGCATTTATAATGCAACTTAAAAATGTTAAACGTGGAAGGATTAGTGAATATGTTAATGAATATCCATCTGCAACTTATCATGAAGGAAAAAGACCTTGGTCTGTAAATTGTGATATTGCATTACCATGTGCGACACAAAATGAATTAAATGGAGACGAAGCTCAAGAATTAATTAATAATAATGTTATTGTTGTAGCTGAAGGAGCAAATATGCCTACTACACCAGAAGCCATTGAAGCTTTTCAAAATGCTAAAGTACTGTTTTCTCCTGGTAAAGCATCAAATGCTGGTGGTGTTGCTACCTCTGGATTAGAGATGAGTCAAAATTCTTTGCGTATGAATTGGACTAGAGAAGAAGTAGATGCCAAACTCCATAAAATTATGGATGATATTCATCAATCTTGTGTGACTTACGGAACAAGAAAAGATGGTTATGTTGATTATGTAAAGGGAGCAAATGTTGCTGGTTTTGTAAAAGTCGCAGATGCTATGTTAGCTCAAGGTGTCGTATAA
- a CDS encoding THC0290_0291 family protein yields MTLNFKQLTIVFILIMGINEVYAQLGFSHEIGVIAGPVAFQSDFGVRSDFETNAGNTGIGIGIVHYINFAYRADCNCYSTDTFFNDHFKLRNEISWNKTKLNHFGEWVDRASTNINYAPLLHHTGTANNFDIGTQIEFFPKSIRSFQAFGYSFAPFVSLGVHFTSYNPSVETNFIDSNINNQNNFFQGWVDATNPNFNEDPFLFDGSGTAWSVVGSLGTRYKLTVLSDLMVDLRWQYFFNDKVDGLDHNLKSNKANDWLVWLNFGYIYYLD; encoded by the coding sequence ATGACGCTTAATTTTAAACAATTAACAATTGTATTCATTTTAATAATGGGTATCAATGAAGTGTATGCTCAACTTGGCTTTTCACATGAAATAGGTGTAATAGCTGGTCCTGTAGCCTTTCAATCAGATTTTGGAGTACGTAGCGATTTTGAAACAAACGCTGGTAATACTGGTATTGGAATTGGAATAGTTCACTATATTAATTTTGCTTACAGAGCAGATTGTAACTGTTATTCTACAGACACATTTTTTAATGATCACTTTAAACTTAGAAATGAAATTTCTTGGAATAAAACCAAGCTGAATCATTTTGGAGAGTGGGTTGATCGTGCTTCAACTAATATAAATTATGCGCCTTTATTACATCATACTGGTACTGCAAATAATTTTGATATTGGTACGCAAATAGAATTTTTCCCTAAAAGTATTCGATCGTTTCAAGCGTTTGGTTATTCTTTTGCTCCTTTTGTAAGTTTAGGTGTGCATTTTACGTCTTACAATCCTTCTGTAGAAACTAATTTTATTGATAGTAACATCAATAATCAAAATAATTTTTTCCAAGGCTGGGTAGATGCTACAAATCCTAACTTTAATGAAGATCCATTTTTATTTGATGGTAGCGGCACAGCTTGGTCAGTAGTTGGAAGTCTTGGTACACGTTACAAATTAACTGTATTATCTGATTTAATGGTAGATTTAAGATGGCAGTATTTTTTTAATGACAAAGTTGATGGTTTAGATCATAATTTAAAATCGAACAAAGCTAACGATTGGTTAGTATGGTTGAATTTTGGATACATTTACTATTTAGATTAA
- a CDS encoding cystathionine gamma-synthase, whose amino-acid sequence MKFNTKTIHGGQKHDPAYGSVMPPIYQTSTYAQSTPGGHKGYEYSRTHNPTRNALENAFASIENGNYGLAFGSGLAAIDAVIKLLEPGDEVISTNDLYGGSYRLFTSVFKKFGIKFHFTGMDNASNIENCINENTKLIWIETPTNPMMNIIDIKATSAIAKKHKVLLAVDNTFATPYLQQPLDLGADIVMHSATKYLGGHSDLVMGALIVKDKDLADRLYFIQNASGAVCGPQDSFLALRGIKTLHIRMQRHCENGKLVAEFLAIHPKIENVYWPGFETHPNHEVAKSQMNDFGGMVSFTTKGNNFKEAIRIVENLKVFTLAESLGGVESLAGHPASMTHASIPKVEREKTGVIDSLIRLSVGIEDVDDLITDLKQAIG is encoded by the coding sequence ATGAAATTTAACACCAAAACAATACATGGAGGTCAAAAACATGATCCAGCTTATGGAAGTGTGATGCCACCAATTTATCAAACATCAACATATGCACAATCTACTCCTGGAGGCCATAAAGGCTATGAGTATTCTAGAACGCATAATCCAACAAGGAACGCTTTAGAGAATGCTTTTGCTAGTATAGAAAATGGAAATTATGGATTAGCATTTGGATCTGGTTTAGCTGCAATTGATGCTGTAATTAAGTTATTAGAACCTGGTGATGAAGTCATTTCAACCAATGACCTTTATGGTGGTTCATACAGATTATTTACAAGTGTTTTTAAGAAATTTGGAATCAAGTTTCATTTTACAGGAATGGATAATGCTTCAAATATTGAAAATTGTATCAATGAGAATACAAAATTAATTTGGATAGAAACACCTACAAATCCAATGATGAATATTATTGATATTAAAGCAACTTCTGCCATTGCAAAAAAGCATAAAGTGTTGTTAGCAGTTGATAATACATTTGCTACACCTTATTTGCAACAACCATTAGATTTAGGAGCAGATATTGTTATGCATTCTGCAACGAAATATTTAGGTGGTCATAGTGATCTAGTAATGGGAGCATTAATTGTAAAGGATAAAGACTTAGCAGATCGTTTGTACTTTATTCAAAATGCCAGTGGAGCAGTATGTGGTCCTCAAGATAGCTTTCTTGCATTACGTGGAATTAAAACCTTACATATTAGAATGCAACGTCATTGTGAAAACGGTAAATTAGTTGCAGAATTTTTAGCTATTCATCCTAAAATTGAAAATGTGTATTGGCCTGGTTTTGAAACTCATCCCAATCACGAAGTAGCAAAATCACAAATGAATGATTTTGGTGGAATGGTATCTTTTACTACAAAAGGAAATAACTTTAAAGAAGCCATAAGAATTGTAGAAAATCTAAAGGTTTTTACTTTAGCTGAATCATTAGGTGGTGTCGAATCTTTAGCTGGTCATCCAGCAAGCATGACACATGCAAGTATTCCTAAGGTAGAAAGAGAAAAAACAGGTGTTATTGATTCTTTAATTAGATTGAGTGTTGGTATAGAAGACGTAGATGATTTAATTACAGATTTGAAACAAGCAATTGGGTAA
- a CDS encoding DUF3298 and DUF4163 domain-containing protein gives MKKYFLVFVLLSTMFSCEEDVKIDFFEENIESSKDADVSINFPKAKGNKTVSELINNTIQNYIISQTNLSEDSLTNLSIEDAVTRFNTEFKNFKTDFPESSQKWEAFIDGEVTYRSPQVISIAINSYLDTGGAHGNTNIRFFNFNPNTGELYTKNDLISNIEGLSNTIENQLKENIKSDSEEPIEDFFFGKDFQLPESLGYSDEGLIILYNPYEIASYSQGIIEFTISYNDINSFLNIN, from the coding sequence TTGAAAAAATATTTCTTAGTATTTGTTCTTTTGAGCACTATGTTCTCATGTGAAGAAGACGTGAAAATTGATTTCTTTGAAGAAAACATTGAATCCTCTAAAGATGCAGATGTTTCTATAAACTTTCCAAAAGCGAAAGGCAATAAAACTGTTTCAGAACTTATAAATAATACAATTCAGAATTATATAATAAGTCAAACCAACTTGAGTGAAGATTCTTTAACCAATCTTTCAATTGAAGATGCTGTAACGCGTTTCAATACTGAATTCAAAAACTTCAAAACCGATTTTCCTGAGAGTTCACAAAAATGGGAAGCTTTTATTGATGGTGAAGTTACTTATCGGTCTCCTCAAGTCATTAGTATCGCGATAAATTCATATTTAGATACTGGAGGAGCACATGGTAATACTAATATAAGATTCTTTAACTTCAATCCAAACACAGGTGAATTATATACTAAGAATGATTTAATTAGTAATATTGAAGGCCTTTCAAACACAATTGAAAACCAACTTAAAGAAAACATTAAATCTGATTCAGAAGAACCTATTGAAGACTTTTTCTTCGGAAAAGATTTTCAACTTCCAGAAAGTCTTGGCTATAGTGATGAAGGTTTAATCATTTTATATAACCCTTACGAAATTGCATCTTACTCTCAAGGTATTATAGAGTTTACAATCTCATATAATGATATCAACTCGTTCTTAAATATTAACTAA
- a CDS encoding cation:proton antiporter, with protein MDYYTIASILMVISALFGYINVRFLKLPITIGLMVITIVFTLVIVVIGQFDDTLLLHEKELISQIDFKTVLLDIMLSFLLFAGALHTNFNQLKVQRWPVLVFATLGVLVSTFLVGILTFYLLQILGLDVAFIYCLLFGALISPTDPIAVLGILKKAGAPKKLETKIVGESLFNDGVGVVVFLTIFAIAARPDAAIEFSEIATLFGQEVLGGIGLGLILGYITYKLLKSIDDYEVEVIITIATVMGGSLLAHKLHMSAPLAMVTAGLIVGNDTIRKNSMSDITEMYVDKFWELIDVLLNTVLFVMIGMEMLILTFRFDYILAGLIAVPLVLLSRYISLWLPIKFFDKKLQFVKNTNLIMTWGGLRGGISIALALSLTQEMHRELFLVITYIIVVFSIIGQGLTVEPIIKRLTKNAD; from the coding sequence ATGGATTATTACACTATTGCATCAATTTTAATGGTTATTTCTGCACTATTTGGCTATATAAATGTGAGATTTTTAAAATTGCCAATAACGATAGGCTTAATGGTAATAACCATTGTATTCACACTTGTAATAGTTGTTATTGGTCAATTTGATGACACTTTACTATTACATGAAAAAGAATTGATTTCTCAAATAGATTTTAAAACTGTTCTATTAGATATTATGTTGAGTTTTCTGCTTTTTGCAGGTGCATTGCATACCAATTTTAATCAGCTTAAGGTGCAACGTTGGCCTGTTTTAGTGTTTGCAACTCTAGGTGTTTTGGTATCTACCTTTTTAGTTGGAATTCTAACGTTTTATCTACTTCAAATTTTAGGGCTTGATGTTGCTTTTATTTACTGTTTACTTTTTGGAGCATTAATTTCTCCAACAGACCCAATTGCGGTTTTAGGAATCCTAAAAAAAGCTGGAGCTCCTAAAAAGCTGGAAACTAAAATTGTAGGAGAATCACTTTTTAATGATGGTGTTGGTGTTGTTGTGTTTTTAACCATTTTTGCTATTGCAGCAAGACCAGATGCTGCAATAGAATTTAGCGAAATTGCTACATTATTTGGGCAAGAAGTTCTAGGAGGAATTGGATTAGGACTCATTTTAGGATATATCACCTATAAGTTGCTTAAGTCTATTGATGATTACGAAGTTGAAGTTATTATTACCATTGCTACTGTAATGGGAGGAAGTTTATTGGCACATAAATTACATATGTCTGCACCTTTAGCGATGGTTACTGCTGGACTTATTGTTGGTAATGATACAATTAGGAAGAATTCAATGTCTGACATTACAGAAATGTATGTCGATAAATTTTGGGAGCTTATAGATGTATTACTAAACACGGTTCTTTTTGTAATGATAGGTATGGAAATGCTAATTCTTACATTCAGATTTGATTATATATTGGCTGGCTTAATTGCTGTTCCGCTTGTGTTATTGAGTCGATATATATCGTTATGGTTGCCTATAAAATTCTTTGATAAGAAATTACAATTTGTAAAAAACACCAATTTGATCATGACTTGGGGAGGATTACGAGGTGGTATCTCTATTGCTTTAGCACTAAGTTTAACTCAAGAAATGCATCGTGAATTATTTTTAGTTATCACTTATATCATCGTAGTGTTTTCTATAATTGGTCAAGGGTTAACGGTTGAGCCTATTATAAAACGATTAACTAAAAATGCAGATTAG
- a CDS encoding arsenate reductase family protein, which translates to MKKVYHLKTCNTCDRIIKTLDLPYDFIFQDIKSDDITVKQIEQLKELAGSYEALFSKRAKLYKEMGLKDQNLSEADFKHYILDHYTFLKRPVIVVNDHIFIGNSAKAVEAAKAFIHLNE; encoded by the coding sequence ATGAAAAAAGTGTATCATCTCAAAACCTGCAATACTTGCGACAGAATCATAAAAACATTAGACTTACCTTATGATTTCATTTTTCAAGATATTAAATCTGATGACATTACAGTAAAACAAATAGAACAACTTAAAGAATTAGCTGGTAGTTACGAAGCATTGTTTAGCAAACGAGCAAAGCTTTACAAAGAAATGGGATTAAAAGACCAAAACTTAAGCGAAGCTGATTTTAAACACTACATTTTAGATCATTATACATTTTTAAAACGTCCAGTTATTGTTGTTAATGATCATATTTTTATTGGTAATAGCGCAAAAGCTGTAGAAGCCGCTAAAGCATTTATACATTTGAATGAATAA
- a CDS encoding DMT family transporter has protein sequence MNNRKFALIAVFLVQLIYGLNYTYAKTVINEGYIETFAFVVLRVVGATILFWIFGLFFKKEKIEKKDFVTIFFAALFGVGINMLLFLKGLELTTPIHASVIMTITPVIILILSIFFLDEKLTKLKVFGIILAFSGGVLLTALGNSTRVGDNVALGNLCIFINAISYSIYVIMIKRLTAKYHPFTFIKWLFLFGILFTLPFGYQETLEIQWHTFTPYIWFSVLFVIVGATFGTYLLNPLALNSLKASTVGTFIYLQPVIAGVFAIIMGVDAVSPIKIGAMILIFSGVYLVTKKPKVSI, from the coding sequence ATGAATAATAGAAAATTTGCACTAATTGCCGTGTTTTTAGTCCAACTAATATATGGATTGAATTACACCTATGCAAAAACTGTAATCAATGAAGGGTATATAGAAACTTTTGCTTTTGTAGTTTTAAGAGTAGTTGGAGCAACCATTCTGTTTTGGATTTTCGGTCTCTTTTTCAAAAAAGAAAAAATTGAAAAAAAAGATTTTGTAACAATCTTCTTTGCTGCACTTTTTGGAGTTGGAATAAACATGCTTTTATTTTTAAAAGGCTTAGAGTTAACAACGCCAATTCATGCTTCAGTAATTATGACAATTACTCCTGTAATTATTTTAATTCTATCCATTTTCTTCTTAGATGAAAAACTAACAAAACTGAAAGTGTTCGGAATTATTTTAGCTTTTTCTGGAGGTGTTTTACTAACCGCTTTAGGCAATTCTACTAGAGTTGGTGACAATGTTGCCTTAGGAAATTTATGCATTTTCATTAACGCAATTTCTTACAGTATATATGTAATTATGATTAAGAGACTTACTGCTAAGTATCATCCATTTACATTCATAAAATGGTTGTTTTTATTTGGAATACTATTCACTTTGCCTTTTGGATACCAGGAAACTTTAGAGATACAGTGGCACACCTTTACACCATACATTTGGTTTTCGGTACTATTTGTAATTGTTGGAGCAACATTTGGAACCTATCTTTTAAACCCATTAGCTTTAAACTCACTAAAAGCATCTACAGTAGGAACATTTATTTATTTACAACCTGTAATTGCAGGTGTATTTGCAATTATTATGGGAGTCGATGCTGTAAGTCCTATTAAAATAGGAGCTATGATCCTCATTTTTTCTGGAGTATATCTCGTAACAAAAAAACCTAAAGTATCAATCTAA
- a CDS encoding acyl-CoA thioesterase, producing MYKKDFEIRWSDVDANGHLANSAYLNFMSHTRVGFLNEYGFSMKKLIEYGIGPVVFSEQIHYFKESFLGQTLTVTLTVSGLSDDGMFFKFEHNFYNQKGKHVATCDILGAWINLKTRSLIALPEYLKALVAEFPKSTNFKVLTKEDTRQSGKKPQDLD from the coding sequence ATGTATAAAAAAGATTTTGAAATTAGATGGAGTGATGTTGATGCAAATGGTCATTTGGCTAATTCTGCTTACTTAAATTTTATGAGCCATACTCGAGTAGGGTTTTTAAATGAGTATGGGTTTTCTATGAAAAAACTTATAGAATATGGAATTGGTCCTGTGGTGTTTTCTGAGCAAATTCATTATTTTAAAGAATCTTTTTTAGGTCAAACACTAACTGTTACACTAACTGTTTCTGGATTGAGTGATGATGGCATGTTCTTTAAATTTGAGCATAACTTTTACAATCAAAAAGGAAAACATGTTGCAACTTGTGATATTCTTGGCGCTTGGATTAATTTAAAAACTAGAAGTTTGATAGCGCTTCCTGAATATTTAAAAGCGTTAGTGGCAGAATTTCCGAAGTCAACAAATTTTAAAGTACTTACAAAAGAAGATACTCGACAATCTGGTAAAAAGCCACAAGATTTAGATTGA
- a CDS encoding YicC/YloC family endoribonuclease has product MIQSMTGYGKSVIQLPTKKISIEVKSLNSKNLDLNTRMPSLYREKELSIRKLIASKLVRGKVDFSLYMEITGEETSTQINKTVVNQYIKQLKNVVDGDETELLKMAIRLPDALTTEREEMDENEWSQISKEIDNSLEKILQYRIDEGKSLEVDFIARVQNISNLLDEVIAIDPDRIEGVRERLNKGISEIKEKVDENRFEQELVYYIEKFDITEEKVRLKNHLDYFQKALHSDDSNGKKLGFIGQEMGREINTIGSKSNYAPMQKLVVQMKDELEKIKEQLLNVL; this is encoded by the coding sequence ATGATACAATCAATGACAGGTTATGGTAAGTCTGTGATACAACTTCCAACCAAAAAAATCTCTATAGAAGTAAAATCTCTAAACAGTAAAAATTTAGATCTTAATACAAGAATGCCTTCATTGTATCGCGAAAAGGAATTAAGCATTCGAAAACTTATTGCTTCAAAATTAGTGCGAGGTAAAGTTGATTTTTCATTATACATGGAAATTACAGGAGAAGAAACCTCAACACAAATCAATAAAACAGTTGTAAATCAATACATCAAACAACTCAAAAATGTTGTTGATGGTGATGAAACTGAATTGCTAAAAATGGCAATTCGTCTTCCAGATGCTTTAACGACTGAACGCGAAGAAATGGATGAAAATGAATGGTCTCAAATTTCAAAAGAAATTGATAATAGTCTCGAGAAGATTCTGCAATATAGAATTGATGAAGGAAAAAGTCTTGAAGTCGATTTCATTGCTCGAGTTCAAAACATTTCAAATTTACTAGATGAAGTCATCGCAATTGATCCTGATCGAATTGAAGGTGTACGCGAACGTTTAAATAAAGGCATTTCAGAAATTAAAGAAAAAGTAGACGAAAACCGATTTGAACAAGAACTCGTCTATTACATTGAAAAATTCGATATCACTGAAGAAAAAGTCCGATTAAAGAATCACTTAGATTACTTTCAAAAAGCATTACATTCTGATGATTCTAATGGAAAGAAACTTGGTTTTATAGGTCAAGAAATGGGAAGAGAAATCAATACTATTGGTTCAAAATCTAATTATGCTCCAATGCAAAAACTAGTTGTTCAAATGAAAGATGAGCTTGAAAAAATTAAGGAACAGTTATTGAATGTCTTATAG